ttctaaaaataattccgTTCATATTTTTAGCTGGCTggtttgaataattaaaaatgaaaccaTGATGACGTTCAATAAAtagattctttttttttattagacacATTTCACGTCAccacatagttttttttttttgagcaAAGATATCCCAACATACaagtaacattattttatacatcatTTATTGTATCAGGCGTGCCATCTCAGCCTTCGAACCTAGTCGCAGTGGAGGCAGGCGAGACGTCCGTGACGTTATCGTGGCGACGCCCCGCACACGCTGGTGACAACATTGTCTCCTACGAGCTGTACTGGAATGACACCTACGCCAAGGAGCACCACCGGAAGTAAGTCTAGTGGTTTAATTTAAGAATGTGTTCTGGCacctttttttctttggtgATCTAGTAACTCCTTTACAACATAATGTAACATAACTTTCCAATTTTATATCACACACATACATTGATTTGTACAAATACAGattttacagataaaaaaatcattcatcCCAATGcccattcatttatttaaattcgtaAATTCTCTAAAcgatatatttgtataatttaatttacataaatggtgtaattattgtatgaaatatatttggttctaaatgtacattatattGTGGGTGTAGCATGTTTCCAATGTTATCAATAAGTGTTGACATATCAATAACCTCTATTTTCCAAATCTAGGCGGATCCCCATAGCGGAGACATACACTCTGAACGGGTTGTACCCCAACACGTTGTACTACATCTGGCTGGCAGCGAGGTCACAACAGGGGGAGGGGGCCACGACACCCCCCATCGCGGTCCGAACAAAACAATATGGTATGTCCACACCAGGGCCTGTTGGAGTGACGTGAGAGTGGTAGACTGGCTGGGAAGGCACTTGACGACTGGcactatatattaaaaaaaaagaaatatgaatCTGTGTGTTTAACACGAGAATATtcattcgaaaaatcttaattttaacactaaaaataaaactggccGCCAAAGAAATcttcgtttaaaaataaatagcctTTTAAACTATGGCTTCTTTCATCTACTAATTATTACCACAAAATGAACATAACCTTTCAGAAACAGTCTAGAAAGAATactaattatcattttaacgtaaaattttatttttctcggTTTTCCTGTCTCGgagttttcatatttttcatggCGTTGTAATAAACCTCCGTTGTAAGCCCGCTTCTACTGTTATCTccgtgaaaaaataaatattttgatatttgttcCAACGCTTTATTAATCCAGCGTAATTGGCAAAGAAGAAACAgcgaatttttttatgttttctagTTTATGTCTTCTTTTCACGGCAAAGATGGATTTGCATTTAAACTTTATGAATAACGAGTGCCTTTCCAGCCAGCGTTTTGTGAAAATGTGTGAAAGTGTGATTCTATGGTGGTCCAGGTAACTCCTCCCGTAATAAGTATTCACATAAAAGCACCTGCCCGGCACGCCGCCAGTAATACAGCACTAGCACAAGTTTTATATATCACGATATGTGTTCGTAATCGTACATTGTCGACGGGTAAAGTGTACGCAAGAAAATACGCCGCTTTCCAATCAAATGCGTACACAGTACCTGGAGCCCTGGATCCATCGGCTGGTGAAGCCGCGGCCGTAAGGCTAACGTCGCCTCGCCTCGGATCAGCTACATAATTGCAGTTTTAAGAAGCTCGATCTCACCCGCTCACCCCGCGAGCTGAGTCGCCATTTTTAAAACTGAAGTTATGTTATTGCTCCATAAGCGGGCTCGCAACTCGGCGGTCTTATTAACTAATGGATCAAGGGCTTTAGTAGTAGCTTTATGTTGTTCGTAGGTCAGTTTTAATCTGAGGTTAACGCCTCGAGTGacctgtttttattttattttttaatacagagAGCGACGCGTCTGACGAAGCAATTAATTGATCCATCATGTTTACGAGTTTGCTAGTATATAAATTTCGTCAGTCGCCAGCTCGGACATAATCATCACAATTTTCTTCCAACAGGAGAAAGTGTGACGGATGAGACAAGAGATGTATGGGCGAGCGGATCATacactcacacacacacacacacatgtgCATGCTCGACTTTATTTTGACGGCTGAGCCgtcatttctttttgttttgggCACATTTATCTTTTTGTTTTCCAATCGCATTCAGTGATTGCATCGGTTAGGTCGGTTGTGGGTCTAACGGGGCGCGCGGCTCGCGAGCGCCGAGCGCCCAGTTTCAGTTGCAGATCCGAGGATTGTTTTCCTTATTATTGAGCTTGTTTAGTTCCTGGAGCGCCCCCGATGAATGTAACTGCCGCGGCGATTTCTCCCACTTCGATTCGGGTGTCTTGGCAACCGCCGCCCGCTGAGCGAGCGAACGGGCGGATCGCTTATTACAAGCTGCTGTGTGTGGAGTCGGAGCGTGGCGACTCTGAGGCGACGGTGGTGAAACTGAACCAAACGTCGTTTATCCTGGACGAGCTGCGGCGCTGGACCCAGTACCGAATCTGGGTCCTCGCCGGGACTAGCGTGGGGGACGGCCCCGCCTCGTACCCCGTCACCGTCCGCACTCATGAAGACGGTACGTGTCATGACAACTCATTGGCAACTTTAATAACACCTTTTTAGTCTGTAGTCTCCAATTTATGAAAATGCTTGCATCTTCTaaagattatataaaagtGTATTCgtcgtattttttgtaatactatTGAGCAAGCGAACAAACAATCGGTCCCCCGGAAGTGTTCATCGCAGCCTATGGTATTTATTAGatggttatttaaattataaacgtttacatacattttaacaattttatcataaaatggAGACTACACAGCCAAAGGAATTAAATCTAACCaatcaatatttcaattatctcaaattaaattaacgaaGTTCTTTGGCGATGTAATATCAGAGGCCTCtaaagtaatataacatttagcCCTCTCTTCCTGGAACCCCCCGAGGGCATCTTGAGAGTACTAAGAAGCAACACCCtctaatattacatttacataaagcATATCAAGAATAACaacattaacttttaataatctttatgTACTGGTGCTAAGGTTTCTGGATTAATACATATGTTTGGGTAATAAGGAAAATCCTTCATGACTTCATTCAATGTCATGTCATTAAAATAACCTTCACTACTTCGTTCAGCATAATTCATGAACGATTTTACCTTTGCATTGGATGCCAGTCAAAATTGAAACACATTGTACCATTAATGAGTTTACACGATTTATAATGTATCTACAATTAAACAAATAGTTTCAATTTTGTCTGTATTCCAATCTAATGACTGTCAAATATTTGCTAACACATTGGTGGTGGGTCTgatttttgattatattatattcgtctacaaatattattataatcatcgCAACCTCGAACCGTAAGCGCTGTTACTATCAAAATTActaatgtcatttttttcttttgttccCTTTTTATGAGCATATAGCAGGATTCTAATCGAGGAGGTTAATTCTTGTAACGAAATTTTACTATGCTTGCTGATGAACATGTACTATGTTATATCATGTCACTAATTTATCATTGCATCGCCGCTGTCGGCGGTGTGGTTCCCACTCACTGTCACATGTAATGATTTTCTTTTGGTGGCCAGCCGTTTGGGCTGATGATGGCACTCACTGAAATGCAAACTTTATATTGCACCTGACATAGTGTCGACGGCAcctgtattataattttggcGCACAGTTGTTAAGTATTTAGAGATGGACACAATTTTGCATGTTTTCTTTACGACACAGCACCATTTTTCGTTCAGTTAATTTCACTAGGCACCTGGTGCCTTATTTGTAAGTTACGGCCGGTATCTTATGTAAGATATTTCCATTTACGATTTCAAGCTAAATTGAGCCTTGCGTCGTCTTTTCATTGTGCCTGATTTCGGTTGTCATTGTAACACGGACTCATATCTTCATACGACGGGGCACGTAACTTAGAAATAAGACCCTTATATAGGTCCACGTCTGACACACACAACCTTGCTAGTTATCTGTTTGGTTGCGTGAGGCAGACTGCACTTTTAGGAAGCACTCAGCACTACTTAGCGACGACACGAGGTGAGAGAGCGAGTGCGTGACACTCACAGGCGATAACCGCTGATCTGCCAATACCTGCTTCTCTATTTAGAACTGTATTTCTAACATAATAGGGGCTACTTCTATTTGGAGAAGCGGGAAGCTAGATCAGTCGGTTTCGCGCTCGACACTCACCAGGCACGAGCGCCGCATTTGAATACCAATACCGTCCCCACACGACACGCGCGCATGCTATACTATACTCTATACTCACAACTACTTCTCCACTCACTGTACTATCTTACTACTTTCTATTAGCGGGAAGGCTGTCGAAGTCCCGAGGATCCgtcaaaatttcatttccaGCAATTGGCCTTAGGATCCAACGGATTACATGAGCGACGCTCTTCGCCTGTATTTACTCCGTCTGCTCGGTTCTAGACTACGCGCTACCTCTATCTTTACTCTATCTCTGTCTATCTAACTTGCTCTAAGCTACAACTTCTTGCCAGTAGCGATTTCTCTCTTGCCTTTCTTCTCTCTTCTGTATACTCTATCAACTTTTCGTCGTGCATGCACACTAGATATTGTGACATACAAATACTATTTATGCCTAACGTTCGCTATTGCCGTTAACAAAGAACGGACGGGACTCAAAAAGAACGCTACGAGATATTCCTGGTAACTCCTGATATTATACTGAACAGTTTCGAAGACCACAGTCAAGAACAAAGACACTACGACACTGTCACAAACATCACTGAAGACTACAAACACAAGGTACGAAGCTCACACACACAGAAGATCGGCGCACATAGACAAGACCTGACCTACACATGAAGCACACACATAAAGACTGGCGCCGTCGCGTAATCAATACATGTGCGTGTGAGTGTCTTCTCTGAGCTGAGGGACAAGAAACTACGATATGCTTGCCAATTTCTTTTCCCCATTACATCCTAGATTATTACGACTAACTCTTTTTCAAAGACAGTTCTTGAATAGGCGAGGTCTTTAATTTTCCGAAATTGTTTGATGATGTTTTAATGTACGCTTTAGGAAAAGAAAAAGGCAATGCAGGCGAACATATAACTCCGCTGGGGTCCCAAGTGGCTTACCCCGAATGTGCTCCTAAAGAGCTCAAAATACACGAGGAAGTAAAATAAGAGTACCCCCAATTCTACAAGCGTTCTACTCGTAATCTCTCACTTAGTAGTTCCGTTCGCCCTGCAATGTTCGCACAATTTGTCTTAAATGTATTTGAATGcgtttttctcttttttctcTCGTCACTGACTTTGTATGGGCCGCTGGTAACCCGTACAGCCATCAGGAGTGAGTACAAATTACTATAGTGCTTGTTTTTATGTGCGTTTGTGCTTGTGCCTAAGCTTTAATGTAGTTAATTCTTCCTAGCAACTTGATCTGACGATTTATAACAAACTGCAAGCGGTTACCTATTGAGCATGACTTCTGGTGTTTGAAAGATTTGGCGTGACTTTTACTGCAGTGATCGTCCCCAAGTCTGATTTCCCGAAGCATGATCCCTTGCAGTGTGTGTAATAAGATTATAGTTATAGTTTTATGCTGCTTTGGACTACTAATAGATAATACTTACTAAATGTTCTCTCTATGTAAACGCTTGACAATTTTAGTTGTACTAAACGATGTGGATTGGAAGGTAATGGATTTTAATTGGTTATGGTGATGTGAAAGGGCGTAATGATAATCTCAGTGTGTGTTGGTATTCAAATGCCCGATCGAGATGCTGAGCGGCGATTGTTAGACATTCGCCGGACCTGGATGCTCTATCAGCAACGCGACGGCGTTTACCGACCGCACTTCAACCAtcaatgtattaaatttgCAGTAATATGAAGCCTATGACGCTTAAAAACCAGATTTAGACCCTTGAGTCGCTTTAGGTAGTTTTTCTCTAGCACGCTCCCGTAGATGCTGATAGGGCATTTAGGTCAGATTTCAAACAGGTCTGAGAAAGATATCTCACATTCGGTTTGTGTGTCACAGTGCCCGGGGAACCTCAAGACGTGAAGGTGAACGCAATCAACTCCACATCCATCCATGTCACGTGGAAGCAACCACATGAAAAAGAGAAGAATGGCATCATCCGAGGCTACCATGTTCATGTGCAAGAAATCAGAGAAGAGGTAAATAGAATTATAATGAAGCAAAAGTTTATTCTAATTTACATGACATTCAACTGTTTACAAAAGATaacctttaatttaaaataaatgtctatTGTGCTGCGGCTCCCGTATGAATATTGGTTGTATTATTCCAATGTGCTATTCTGGTTTTATTCAAACCGTgcaccaaattttattaaaatccaaccagtaatctttttttaaatagtacttaattacaaacatacatctaTCGtcgcaaactttcgcatttataatattagtatgatatGATTTCTTACTATGATCTTTAACTCCATAGGGCAAGAGTCTTCTAAACGACCCTATGAGATTCAACGTGATGGACGAGACCACATTGGAGCTGAACGTCTCTGGCCTACAGCCGGATACCAAGTACAGCGTCCAGGTGGCTGCTCTGACGAGGAAGGGCGACGGAGACCGCAGTGCGCCGGTGTCTATTAAGACCCCCGGCGGTGTGCCAAACAGGCCTACCGTTAACCTCAAGTATGTAGATAACCAACTTTCTAGAATATAATAACCACAGaagatattatttctaatattataatcctTTTCCAGGGTCTTAGAGCGAGAGCCGATTGTCTCGATTGAAATAGAATGGGCTAGACCGACCCAGACTTATGGAGATTTGTTAGGATACCGATTGAGATATGGCATCAAAGACCAACTACTTGATGAAGAGAATTTCGGAACGAAGGTCACgtcacataaaattaatgatttagaAAGAGGAGTACAATACGAGTTTAGGGTAGCCGGTAAAAATCATATCGGTATTGGACAggaaacaattaaatattggcTAACACCTGAAGGTGCACCAAAGGGCCCACCCACTAATGTCAGCTACCATTTCCAAACACCAGATATTATAAGCATAACATGGGAACCTCCAATCAGGGCAGACCGAAGTGGccaaattaagaaatatgatGTCCAATTCTATAAGAAAGGTGACCAGGCTTCGGCGATTGAAAAGAAAACTGAAGGAAATAAAGCAGTTTTTACTGGTTTAGAAGAAGACGCTCACTATGTTTTTAAGGTTAGAGCTTACACTATACAAGGAGTTGGGCCTTACAGCAAAGAAATAACTGCCCACACAGAAAGAGATATTGGTAGAGCGCCTATGTCATTAAAAGCTGTCGCAACTTCAGAATCCAGTGTTGAAGTCTGGTGGGAAACGTTTCGATcgagaaagaaaattattggctatgttatattttataccatgACGCCAGTAGAAGATCTAGATGAGTGGAAACAGAAAAGTGTTCATGTAACGCATTCAGCAGACCTGGAAAACTTAGAAAAATTTGCGGAATATGCCGTCGCAGTGGCTGCCAGAACAGCAGATGGTCTGGGTAGATTATCAGAAAAGGTTACTGTTAAAGTTAAACCAGAAGAAGTGCCTTTAAACTTGAGGGCTCAAGATGTGTCCACGCATTCCATGACGTTATCTTGGACATCTCCATTACGATTAAATCCCGTTAGCTATAAGATTTCTTACAACGCTATCAAAGAGTTCGTCGATTCGCTAGGTATGACTCAAACTCAAGAGATACCGAAAAGAGAGATTATAGTTAAGCATGATAGAACGTCGTATTCCATCAATGATTTGTCACCATTTACCACGTACAACGTTAACGTAAGTGCGATACCTAACGATGACTCATATAGACCACCAACCAAGATCACTGTTACCACTCAAATGGCGGCACCGAAACCTATGGTAAAACCAGATTTCTATGGCGtcattgaaaatgaaattcttGTTATTCTACCTCAAGCTTCCGAAGAGTACGGGCCCATTTCTCATTATTATCTAGTTGTAGTACCTGATGATAAAGCACATAATCATAAGAATCCGGATCAGTTCCTAACCGACGatttaattaagaataatgTCAGAACTGACGATGAAAATGCTCCTTATATAGCTGCCAAATTCTTAcaacgaaatattttatatactttccACCTCGGAAATGACGAAATGTATGAAGGTTTcctaaacagaaaattgaatccaagtaaaaaatatcggGTATTCGTGCGTGCTGTAGTAGATACGCCTCAGAAACATCTTTACACGTCCAGTCCGTTTTCTGAATATTTATCTCTAGATATGCGTGAAGCGCCACCTGGTGAGGAACCGAGCAGACCTGATCCTAAAGATATCAATGGAGATCCAGAAATTCGAATTGAAGAAAACAAGAAAGAGGCTGGCATGGTTTGGGTCATTGGTCCGATTATAGCTGCCCTAATGCTGTCGCTTTGTTTTGTTCTGTTATTCATATTGAAGAGACGAAGACAACCTTGTAAAACACCAGATCAGGCAGCAGTAACTCGGCCATTGATGTCAGCTGATGTTGGATTTGGGGCTCCATCAGATCCAGTAGAAATGAGACGCCTAAATTTCCAAACCCCTGCTATGATCTCTCATCCACCAATCCCTATATCTGAACTTGCTGACCATATCGAGAGATTGAAAACTAATGACAATCTCAAGTTTTCTCAAGAATATGAAAGCATTGAACCTGGTCAACAATTCACATGGGATCATTCAAATATGGAAGTAAATAAGCCTAAAAACCGTTACGCTAATGTGATTGCATACGACCACAGTCGCGTCATTCTCCAGCCCATCGATGGAATACTTGGAAGTGACTATATTAATGCTAACTATTGTGATGGCTACCGTAAACATAATGCTTACGTTGCTACCCAGGGTCCTCTTCAAGAAACCTTTACTGATTTCTGGCGAATGTGCTGGGAACTCCGAACATCTACAATAGTCATGATGACTAAGCTGGAGGAGCGAACGAGGATTAAGTGTGACCAGTACTGGCCCAGCCGGGGTAGCGAGACGTATGGCATGATGACGGTGACCATCGCCGAAGTTCAAGAACTAGCGACCTATTGCATCCGTACTTTCCAAGTTACGAGGAATGGTGGAGCTGAGCGTAGGGAGATTAAACAGCTTCAGTTCACCGCCTGGCCCGATCATGGTGTTCCAGACCATCCTGCTCCCTTCCTGCAATTCTTGCGTCGCGTACGAGCATTGAATCCTCCTGATGCTGGCCCTCTCGTTGTTCATTGTTCGGCTGGCGTTGGCAGGACTGGATGCTTCATCGTAATCGACTCCATGCTCGAAAGGGCTAGACATGAACGCACTGTCGATATATATGGCCATGTTACTTGTCTGAGAGCTCAGCGAAACTACATGGTGCAAACTGAGGACCAATACATCTTCATTCATGACGCGCTACTCGAGGCTGTTGTGTGTGGTGATACTGAAGTCCCCGCTCGTAACTTGCACGCTCATATTCAGAAGCTAATGCGTGTCGATTCTATTGAAAATATCACTGGTATGGAATTGGAATTTAAGAAACTGGCTAATATGAAAGCTGACTCGAGCCGTTTCGTTTCTGCTAGCTTGCCCTGCAACAAGCACAAGAACAGACTGGTACACATCTTGCCGTACGAGTCGAGTCGCGTTTGCTTGACTCCTCGCGATGGCTCTGATTACATCAATGCTTCGTTTGTGGACGGATACAGATACCGATCAGCATACATCGCAACTCAGGGACCACTTCCTGACACAACAGACGATTTCTGGCGGATGCTATGGGAGCACAATTCTACAATCATTGTTATGCTCACCAAGCTAAAAGAAATGGGCAGGGTAAGTAACACTGCTAATGaagctttttattatttttgtgtattttgacgtcagattaaataaaaaattgttttttaggAAAAATGCCATCAATACTGGCCTTCAGACCGATCCGTACGCTATCAATGCTTCGTAGTAGACCCCATCGCTGAATACAATATGCCTCAGTATATCTTGAGGGAATTCAAGGTAACACACATCTTTTACAACTTTTGAGTCAAATTATAAAGCGAATCTTTGAACTTCTATCACGAATTATTTATGATGTTTTCATAGGTGACAGACGCACGCGATGGGGCTTCGAGGACGGTCCGCCAGTTCCAGTTCACGGACTGGCCCGAACAGGGAGTTCCGAAGAGTGGCGAAGGCTTCATCGACTTCCTTGGACAGGTTCACAAGACCAAAGAACAGTTCGGACAAGACGGACCTATCACTGTGCATTGCAGGTAAGTGTACTTAAAGATATTGAACAACGTATTGATTCATTTCAATGGCAGGCTATTTTATAGTAACCTAGaataaagctttatttttgaaaacagtAAATGAACTAGTTTTCTGCAACATTCTTTTCTAACCCAACAATCAGGTTTAAGACCCAACATATCCTCAATATGAGTACCACCAACCAGCTGGTAACCAATTGTTGAGAAATAGTGGGTCCGCAAATCTTTCTGACAACATTTTGTAGATTTGCCCTCTTCAGCGATTTCAACATAATTTTCCTTCCAGCGCGGGGGTGGGTCGCACGGGGGTGTTCATTACCCTCTCAACGGTACTTGAGCGCATGCAATACGAGGGCGTAGTGGACGTGTTCCAGACGGTCCGCACGCTGCGCACGCAGCGCCCCGCCATGGTGCAGACCGAGGTAACATCTTTAGatataatcaatattataataaaaaatgcatcagtatttaattattacacaatCACATAATGTTCATTTACTACCTCATTTACTAGCTGAGAGGCTTCCACTGTCTGGAGGTTTCTAAGCAGACTCCGGGCTGGTGTAGGGAGATGGAGAATACCGTGGAGAAtacgttcagatgagagagactgtaaatgtatttaaatatagctCCATAAAAGACCTTAATGAGGCCAATTATACGGCAATTGTTGTAACAACTTACTggtctaaaataatataatttgtctgcTATTTCAACtctttatttgattaaaactaaagtGCACGCGGCCCCATTTGCACTCGTCTTGAAAAAAGTCGACTACTGTACTGAAAGTACTGAAACTATAGTCCAACTTTTCCGTCGACTATCACACGTGAGTGACGTATTtctctttaataattttgattaaaatacttCTTTATTCATATCAGGACCAGTACGACTTCTGCTACCGTGCTGCGCTGGAGTACCTGGGCTCCTTCGACCACTACGCTAACTGACGCTGAGACATGCTCGTCTAACGGACTTGTCGCTTACGTACTTAATCGCCCGTGTAGGTTCGCTGGTTTTACGAAAAATGTGATCAAAATCAGGGCTCCCTTGATcttgtttattgttttcattccGACTAATAAAATGGTCAGTAACCGCTCTATTGGCTACATTGACAGCTTTGActgtaaattaatgaaatgaattaGGTAACTTCTGTAACAACCACTACCAATTCCACTATTAAACTATTGAAGTGCGGacttaaaaacattgtttttaccCACGATTAAACGTAtactaagtacttaaatattttcgatTCCTTAACAAGAAATATACTGTTACTTGTGAATTCGTAAAATGGACAAGAGCATTTGTATTTGTGAGTTGGAGTCCGAAATATCTTGAACACATTTCTCGAAAGGCTTCCCTAAAACGTCATCCAcgaaaaacaacaatattgtACGACATATTATAACTTAGCTagaagtattttattgtttttcttggATGACTTGCGACGCTTGCTGTTAAGTAGTTGTCTCCACAGACTGACCGTTAGTTAACATCATTTTCACTTATATACTTATGAGGCTAACATGTATGAGTGCCTAGGAACGCAACTTATGATGTAAATTTACGAAAGTGACCACTTAAAACTTGATTGTGAGTCTAAagggtaataaatatattattaattatcctACTACTTATGATATGCCTGTTCTCGCTATTTTTAACTGTATGGAACAGAATGAAGTCCATATGAACAGTTAAAGTATACTTAGATGTATTTAAAAGATGTATTAAGAATATAACTACAGAGTTCGCAAAACTATTTAACGATCGGTGTAACGCGttggaaattataatttgctaAAAGGTAAGTTAGTGATTGAAACAGTGCGCTTAGagaattaaataacttttacataTATCCAATTCTGATCGTCACATATATGCAAACatattgtataatgtataaatagttattGCAGCTGTAAttagaagtttatttttcatatcgggtgttaaaatatgttaagtaGTGTATATTGTGGTAACTCGATTCTTGCAATACAATTATTGAACTCTTTTTAGACGAATCGGCTGTGTCATGTGGAGTTATATGTATGTCCTGTGCGtagatatttatgtaaatagctATATTTTCGactgtgtaattttattttattcttgccTATCAGCCAACTTTAGATAACTGATAACGAATCGATGATTCTCGATtgtttttttagaattatgcttttaataaaatcgcaGCTTGCTTTTAGTAATGATCGTGATTAATAATGACATATCTGTATGTAGgtagaaaatgttattgtcAGTGTGTTATTGTTTGGACCTGGTATGAAGGACGGTCGATCTTAAGCTAAAAATGTGGATTAAAGAAACTTATTGGATTCGTAAAGCGCATacattttagaattaaaaacGAACAGTTCCATGCATTTTCATTCGCTATTTTGTTACTGTTTTTTTCAAAACGCGTAAGTAAGGACCCCGTATGATCGTAACTCGCGACTTCACTATTTTAAGCTATCTTTAAGTATAGTACGTTGTTTAATCTTTTACAGTAATCCCCTTGCCTAGTATAAGATTTTTAGGTTTTTCACTcgttttatacaatatacctacttgtatCGATTTATCTACCTATAAGTTAAATTTGAGCTTGTATGTAATTTAGGGGATAAAGTCAACTGCGCGTAGTTACATTTTgaacaattcaaaaata
This portion of the Plodia interpunctella isolate USDA-ARS_2022_Savannah chromosome 10, ilPloInte3.2, whole genome shotgun sequence genome encodes:
- the Lar gene encoding tyrosine-protein phosphatase Lar isoform X3, which codes for MNSVTTPAQPSAGKMRERRRALHRTAALLFACLLFIYPQVDASDPPEITIRPRNLQVRANGIAAFYCAARGDPIPNIQWRKNGKRVSNMQSRYQVSGMDAAAGPAANGAVLRIEPVRALRDDATYECVAENGVGDAVTAVATLTVFETDKVPPGFPNIAPPPTTMVVEVGHTATLPCQATGNPTPKVKWLFNSLPLDVASNPRYALLNDKMHGTLQIVKSEEDDQGKYECVAENSIGTDFSKPTSLYVKVRRVSPQFSIPPPPRTEVMLGGNLTLKCVAFGSPMPTVKWRKGLTKWLTPEDNPPLGLNTLKLEDIRESANYTCEAASVLGVIEFVSEVKVQTLPGPPTEVRASEITATTVRLAWTYSGPEEPQYYVIQYKPKYANQAFSEISGVITQYYSVTNLSPYTEYEMYVIAVNNIGRGPPSAPAVITTGETVDSLYGGTKPGSAPRNVQVRPLSSSTMVIQWDEPETPNGQVTGYKIYYTTDPSQQLQSWHSQMMDNSHLTTISELTPHTVYTIRVQAFTSVGPGPISAPVQVKTQQGVPSQPSNLVAVEAGETSVTLSWRRPAHAGDNIVSYELYWNDTYAKEHHRKRIPIAETYTLNGLYPNTLYYIWLAARSQQGEGATTPPIAVRTKQYVPGAPPMNVTAAAISPTSIRVSWQPPPAERANGRIAYYKLLCVESERGDSEATVVKLNQTSFILDELRRWTQYRIWVLAGTSVGDGPASYPVTVRTHEDVPGEPQDVKVNAINSTSIHVTWKQPHEKEKNGIIRGYHVHVQEIREEGKSLLNDPMRFNVMDETTLELNVSGLQPDTKYSVQVAALTRKGDGDRSAPVSIKTPGGVPNRPTVNLKVLEREPIVSIEIEWARPTQTYGDLLGYRLRYGIKDQLLDEENFGTKVTSHKINDLERGVQYEFRVAGKNHIGIGQETIKYWLTPEGAPKGPPTNVSYHFQTPDIISITWEPPIRADRSGQIKKYDVQFYKKGDQASAIEKKTEGNKAVFTGLEEDAHYVFKVRAYTIQGVGPYSKEITAHTERDIGRAPMSLKAVATSESSVEVWWETFRSRKKIIGYVIFYTMTPVEDLDEWKQKSVHVTHSADLENLEKFAEYAVAVAARTADGLGRLSEKVTVKVKPEEVPLNLRAQDVSTHSMTLSWTSPLRLNPVSYKISYNAIKEFVDSLGMTQTQEIPKREIIVKHDRTSYSINDLSPFTTYNVNVSAIPNDDSYRPPTKITVTTQMAAPKPMVKPDFYGVIENEILVILPQASEEYGPISHYYLVVVPDDKAHNHKNPDQFLTDDLIKNNVRTDDENAPYIAAKFLQRNILYTFHLGNDEMYEGFLNRKLNPSKKYRVFVRAVVDTPQKHLYTSSPFSEYLSLDMREAPPGEEPSRPDPKDINGDPEIRIEENKKEAGMVWVIGPIIAALMLSLCFVLLFILKRRRQPCKTPDQAAVTRPLMSADVGFGAPSDPVEMRRLNFQTPAMISHPPIPISELADHIERLKTNDNLKFSQEYESIEPGQQFTWDHSNMEVNKPKNRYANVIAYDHSRVILQPIDGILGSDYINANYCDGYRKHNAYVATQGPLQETFTDFWRMCWELRTSTIVMMTKLEERTRIKCDQYWPSRGSETYGMMTVTIAEVQELATYCIRTFQVTRNGGAERREIKQLQFTAWPDHGVPDHPAPFLQFLRRVRALNPPDAGPLVVHCSAGVGRTGCFIVIDSMLERARHERTVDIYGHVTCLRAQRNYMVQTEDQYIFIHDALLEAVVCGDTEVPARNLHAHIQKLMRVDSIENITGMELEFKKLANMKADSSRFVSASLPCNKHKNRLVHILPYESSRVCLTPRDGSDYINASFVDGYRYRSAYIATQGPLPDTTDDFWRMLWEHNSTIIVMLTKLKEMGREKCHQYWPSDRSVRYQCFVVDPIAEYNMPQYILREFKVTDARDGASRTVRQFQFTDWPEQGVPKSGEGFIDFLGQVHKTKEQFGQDGPITVHCSAGVGRTGVFITLSTVLERMQYEGVVDVFQTVRTLRTQRPAMVQTEDQYDFCYRAALEYLGSFDHYAN